The Coccidioides posadasii str. Silveira chromosome 5, complete sequence genome has a segment encoding these proteins:
- a CDS encoding uncharacterized protein (SECRETED:SignalP(1-24)~EggNog:ENOG410PJ62~COG:S~BUSCO:3483at33183) produces MAAKGAWVWAVLQVIACIAFQAHAYDIRGVRGGVQASGERPARQNLETFQESGPAFDLYILALLKFQDEDQNRMLSYYDVSSIHGYPFEAWDGVEGIGGGGYCAHASTIFPTWHRPYLALFEEMIWNHAQVIARGYRDSLRSTYVEAARTLRIPYWDWASNPELPRCVVTPQIRITTPNGEATIKNPLYSYTINPTAGKGFPPRDPLSQYPDTVRAPDDEGQSQMEEVQRRLRANGAYFRQATYSLLSSEPNYTIFSTSAVRDRGNNYNNLETIHGQVHVAVGGPGGHMTYVPWSSFDPVFWLHHANVDRLLAMWQAIYPESWVQPLASMSRTYVSSAGTVEDGNTPLAPFHSRGSAFWTSDSARSTKAFGYTYPEIQDWGVSAAQLQSSVRQHANRLYNRRRRRRSEHGLKLPGFGKGKLFDFASVLEKAFKFTEVLTDLAEMSLADFDKLGINNLHKQWVANIKVDMNAISNPFRIHFFLGEPPSDPNTWDHAANLVGTYSLFSNSMPNPTDTAHYVYGQMPLSHAIAEAHSHSLIKDIGAAGVVPLLKTHLQWRVQELSGRVIDVSKFSDSSVGGEPGLEVYIVERDVDPIRETTEFPRFSDWKIYKEVTEGKPGGVKSGGRSRGGSGHGIRKHFAGGHGRHGGQKHASCKAGNKNSHSY; encoded by the exons ATGGCGGCCAAAGGAGCGTGGGTTTGGGCCGTATTGCAGGTCATAGCCTGCATCGCGTTCCAAGCCCATGCCTACGATATTCGAGGCGTTAGGGGAGGCGTCCAAGCATCCGGGGAAAGGCCTGCGCGCCAGAACCTGGAAACATTCCAGGAGTCTGGGCCAGCATTCGATCTATACATATTGGCCCTTCTAAAGTTCCAGGATGAGGATCAGAACAGGATGTTGAGTTATTATGATGTCTCAT CTATTCACGGATACCCGTTTGAAGCGTGGGATGGCGTGGAAGGTATTGGCGGAGGGGGCTACTGTGCACATGCTTCAACAATATTTCCTACATGGCACCGCCCATACCTTGCTCTTTTCGAG GAGATGATCTGGAACCACGCCCAGGTAATTGCGCGAGGATATCGGGACTCCCTCCGCAGCACATATGTTGAAGCGGCCAGGACCTTGCGAATTCCTTACTGGGACTGGGCCAGTAATCCGGAGCTTCCACGATGTGTAGTCACCCCTCAGATCCGGATCACCACACCCAACGGAGAAGCCACCATCAAAAACCCGCTGTATTCCTATACTATCAATCCCACCGCTGGAAAAGGATTCCCTCCGCGAGATCCA CTGTCCCAGTATCCAGATACCGTCCGGGCGCCAGACGACGAAGGTCAAAGTCAAATGGAAGAGGTTCAGCGAAGACTGAGAGCGAACGGTGCATA CTTCCGCCAGGCCACATATTCTCTGCTTAGTAGCGAACCTAACTACACTATTTTTTCGACCAGCGCCGTTCGAGATCGTGGGAACAACTATAATAACTTAGAAACCATCCACGGCCAAGTCCATGTTGCTGTCGGTGGTCCCGGGGGGCATATGACATACGTCCCTTGGTCCTCGTTCGATCCCGTTTTTTGGCTGCATCACGC TAACGTGGATCGCCTCCTTGCTATGTGGCAAGCGATCTACCCTGAGTCCTGGGTGCAACCATTGGCTTCCATGAGTCGGACCTATGTCTCGAGTGCAGGAACTGTTGAAGATGGTAATACCC CTCTCGCTCCATTCCACTCGAGGGGCAGCGCGTTCTGGACCTCTGATTCGGCTCGGTCGACAAAGGCGTTCGGGTACACTTATCCTGAGATTCAAGACTGGGGTGTCAGCGCAGCGCAACTCCAGAGCAGCGTTCGCCAACATGCCAACAGGCTATACAACAGGAGAAGGCGAAGAAGATCGGAACACGGCCTCAAGCTGCCAGGCTTTGGAAAGGGCAAATTGTTCGACTTTGCTAGCGTCTTGGAGAAGGCATTCAAGTTCACGGAGGTCTTGACGGATCTTGCCGAAATGAGTCTTGCTGACTTTGACAAGCTCGGCATCAATAACTTGCACAAGCAATGGGTTGCGAATATCAAAGTGGACAT GAACGCTATCTCGAACCCATTCCGCATCCACTTCTTCCTTGGAGAGCCACCAAGTGACCCCAATACCTGGGATCACGCAGCTAACCTTGTCGGCACCTACTCGCTCTTCTCCAACTCCATGCCCAACCCTACCGACACAGCTCACTATGTCTACGGCCAAATGCCACTAAGCCACGCGATCGCTGAAGCCCATTCCCACTCCCTCATCAAAGACATCGGCGCGGCAGGCGTCGTTCCTCTCCTCAAGACTCACCTTCAATGGCGGGTCCAGGAGCTTTCCGGCAGAGTCATCGATGTATCTAAATTTTCTGATTCGTCTGTCGGCGGCGAGCCCGGTTTGGAAGTATACATCGTCGAGAGAGACGTTGACCCCATTAGAGAGACCACCGAGTTTCCCAGGTTTAGCGACTGGAAGATTTACAAGGAGGTCACCGAGGGCAAGCCTGGTGGTGTTAAGAGCGGTGGCAGAAGTCGCGGTGGCAGCGGTCACGGAATCCGTAAGCACTTCGCTGGTGGACATGGACGACATGGCGGCCAGAAACATGCATCATGCAAGGCCGGAAATAAGAATAGCCACTCGTATTAG